The window TGATTCAGTCTCTGTTATAAAAACGCGCTTTACGTACATGGTCTGAGTTGATTCAGTCTCTGTTATAAAGACGCGCTTTGCGTACATGGTCTGAGTTGATTTAGTCTCTGTTATAAAGACGCGCTTTACGTACATGGTCTGAGTTGATTCAGTCTCTGTTATAAAGACGCGCTTTACAAACATGGTCTGAGTTGATTCAGTCTCTGTTATAAAGATGCGCTTTGCGTACATGGTCTGAGTTGATTTAGTCTCTGTTATAAAGACGCGCGTTACATACATGGTCTGAGTTGATTTAGTCTATGTTATAAAACCGCGCTTTACGTACATGGTCTGAGTTGAATCAGTCTCTGTTATAAAGACGCGCTTTACGTACATGGTCTGAGTTGATTCAGTCTCTGTTATAAAGGCGCGCTTTACGTACATGGTCTGAGTTGATTCAGTCTCTGTTATAAAAACGCGCTTTACGTACATGGTCTGAGTTGATTCAGTCTCTGTTATAAAGACGCGCTTTACGTACATGGTCTGAGTTGATTCAGTCTCTGTTATAAAGACGCGCTTTACGTACATGGTCTGAGTTGATTCAGTCTCTGTTATAAAGACGCGCTTTACAAACATGGTCTGAGTTGATTCAGTCTCTGTTATAAAGATGCGCTTTGCGTACATGGTCTGAGTTGATTTAGTCTCTGTTATAAAGACGCGCGTTACATACATGGTCTGAGTTGATTTAGTCTATGTTATAAAACCGCGCTTTACGTACATGGTCTGAGTTGAATCAGTCTCTGTTATAAAGACGCGCTTTACGTACATGGTCTGAGTTGAATCAGTCTCTGTTATAAAGACGTGCTTTACGTACATGGTCTGAGTTGATTCAGTCTCTGCTCAGGAccatttttttgctgttgatAAGAGAGATTTTTACTTATCCAGAAGGTAAACACCCTATTCTTACTAATGCTAGACTCCTGTACTCAACTCTGGGCTCCCTGAATCTAACTCCTTCAGTAGTTTCATGTCATCAGTTGTGGGATATTGTTGGTAAATTTTCTTACAAATTGGTTTGAGTGGCACAACGCTACATCTCACTGGATTCTAAATGCACCTCTTCATAAAACTCAAATGAAGGCTATGTTTTTTAATGTAAACAGATGTCATAGGGATCAATATTGGTAATTACCTCATATAAAACCATCTAATTTATTAAAGTAATGGAAAACAGACGACAAGCATTTGTTTTTCGTTGCAAGGAATGCTATAGAGGGTATAAATAATGAAGACTTGTGATACCATCCTTCTCTGCCTTTAATTACTACTGCCGGTCACAGAAAGATACTATTTATAGCTGTTTATGAGCTTGCTAATTATCTACTATACTGACCTACTCTGCTTACTATGATTCTGGTAGCACTATCTTTTATCGACGTCATACGCTCAGCGTGCTTCCCGATATATGCCCTGGCTGTAACGTGTTTAAAACACATTTCTTTAAATAGTGTTCCTTATAGATTATTAAATATAGTGAGCAAGTTGAGAGGGGGCGCTATAGCTTTGAGGCATCTGACTACAAACCCTGAAACAAACTATTCAAGCCCGGGAGCATTTTACTGTTAGCAAAGGCACAAGGTAGGAGCCTGAACGACATCAATAGCTTTCTAACATGTCTATTTAGAACATTTAACTCATTTGTATAGCTAACAAAATTTTCTAACAATTTTAAGGCTTGGTAAATTTAGGGTAAGGCTTCTTTTGCCTTTtctattattacatgtatttacttataaaTTTTACAACGAGTTACGACTACTTCCACCACTTCATGCAATACTTTATTAGTCTAACTACTGGTGACAagagctaaaacataaaatgtaaaGGTAAGAAGGTGTAAGCTATAACAATCTGGTAATATAGCAGTCAGAAGATAGATCGATGTAATATAGCAGCCAGGAGATAGATCGATGTAATATAACAGCCAGGAAATAGATCGATGTAATATAACAGCCAGGAGATAGATCGATGTAATATAGCAGCCAGGAGATAGATCGATGTAATATAACAGCCAGGAGATAGATCGATGTAATATAACAGCCAGGAGATAGATCGATGTAATATAACAGCCAGGAGATAGATCGATGTAATACAACAGCCAGGAGATAGATCAATGTAATATAACAGTCAGGAGATAGATCAATGTAATACAACAGCCAGGAGATAGATCAATGTAATATAACAGTCAGGAGATAGATCAATAAAGTGTAGCAGCCAGAAAATAAATTTGACCAATCAAGATGCACAAATTTTTTGTTCTTCATTTTATTTCAATGAATTGTCTCAGTCAAAATCGTGAATCTCAAATAACCCAATAAGTAactaagtttaaaagttgtcttACTGAAAAATCAAAGGTGTGCTATGGTTTATAATAGTGTATTTCATAGTTTTCTATTAAAGCTCATCAGGAATTTATAGACTTATGCTAATAATAAAGCGTTACAATGTTAATAACAAACAGCTCGTCATTACGGACTTCAAGCTAAATTCTGCTCAtggtattattaatatattattaatagccAGTTTTAATTAACATTAGTGCACATTTCTAGTGTTATGTTATCATATCGACAGTGTGTCGGCAGCAGCAGTGTGTGGGCATCGCCAGTGTGTAATATGCACAATGTGCGCACCTCATGCCCTTATGTTATTTCAATATTTCaagaatatttaatttatttaatcagTGATACCAGTGATGATCAGTGGTAGGTGGCTGCGTTTGACTAATACATTGCCTGTATGCATTCTATTATGAATTGCCTTTATCTCGGCAACATGAATGCATTATTGATGTATAACTGTTTTACCTGCGCTCCTTTGTGTTTGACAGCAGACCTGCATGAGAGTAAAAGAGACAAATTCAAATCAATACATAACAATAGGTATCCAACAAGCTGCTTATTGAAAAGAACTTGCTACCAAGACTGCAAAACAGACGACTATCAGGTTGCATTCCATCATCTTTGGAAACTAATTGCCAGTAAATTAAGAGTAAAACTGCCACAAGCATGGGTGGGCTGCAGTCCAACCCAATAGATAATCTGACCCAAGAGGAGATCGGCGAGCTAACAGACACATTCAACATGTTTGATGACGACGGTAGCGGGACTATAAGCACAGAAGAGCTTGGTCAGGTTTGTGTTCGTGGTTCCTTTGAGTCTTCTCACTTACTCCTGGTAGGGAATAATATCTAACGACTCACTTTCCAATACAGTATGGAgttaaaacatttataaatgGCCACATAGGAGGCTGTGAGATCTGAAGAACTTAAAAAAGCTCACTAATATTTAAATCTGTGCAGCAAGTGTAATGTTATTTcaacatttcaaaaatatttaatatatttaatcagTGATataccaaattgaaaaaattagtTGGAGTATAAATTAACTTATGCTGTGCCTATATATGAGTCTCTTTAGAAGCAGGACTCTAGATGTGTCTACATCTAGAGTGTCTTTAAAAGCAGGACATGATAGTTACTAGTTTGTCAACAAACTTGCCAGATTGTAGCCAGTCACAGCAAAGCAGCGAGCAGATTGTTCAAATCTCATTAGTTCATTTGGTCAGGAAGCTAATACATAGCGTAAATATTTCCCTTTATATTATCCAACTGCTGTTTGCAGTAGGCATCAGCTCACTAAATTGTGCATGATTTCACTTGCACTTCTTACAAGTCATCAATATGTCTCTTTTAAGGTTCACATTTCAGAAACTTCTGCAGCAACAATGGCTTCTGTGTTCAGTCATTTGAGTGAAGGAAGAAACAGGACATTGTCTCAAGCAATTGCGCTAAGCAAACACTTTGGTCGCATCTATTTATGCACGGCCTGCGTCGTAGGATatctttaaatatttctatcaCTTGGATGGTTTCATCCGCACTTAGACAACCATCAGAGTTGGTCTAATCCTACAGTAGACAAACGAGGGAGAATCAACTACAATACTTTCATATACAAACAACACTTTTAGACTCGTTCTTATAAAAAGCTGAACCATTGGCTcctgcaaacaataaaatgctAGACCAAAGGCTCCTGCAAACTGGCTTTACGCGTTCAACTGCGGAAAAAAATTGGGCTAAGAAAGCATAggttgaatttaaaaatctgttGAATGGGGGTAAATTGACGAGCAGTCTATATGTTGATAGAGATATGGTTTACGGTTATGAATCACATAATATAAACCGGGATAATGCTGATATCGGAGTGAGAGATGTTTTCTCATTTTCCTGACCCACTGTAATTAGGCATATCTATTGAAAACCGACTACTTGCGCAAGTAGCATCCTCAGCAAGTTTTGACCTAATAGAAACCATAACTGCCCGATGAGAGGGAGCAACTGTGGCTCAGTGGGTCGTATCCTGAATCAGTAGGCCAGTCGTTTGAGTCACACCAGACCCTTGGGAGGGTTAACAAAATCATTCAACTATCACTGCTCTTGTGCTGCATCAGTCTAAAGCCTGCAGAGGTTGTTCGGAAGGGAACCCTTATAATATGCATTTTTCACAGCGCTATCAGATTATAGACAATCGGTGATTTTCTTCATAACTGCCCCCTGAGGTCCCTGGCAACAATCTGACTAGTTCAAGCATGCCCTCTTGAGGTTCCTGGCAATCTGACTACTCCAAGTGGGTTCCCCTGAGGTTCATGGCAATCTGACTACCCCAATCGTGTCCCCCTGAGGTTCCTGGCAATCTGACTACCCCAATCGTGTCCCCCTGAGGCTCCTGGCAATCTGACTACCCCAATCGTGTCCCCCTGAGGTTCCTGGCAATCTGCCTACCCCAAGCGCTATTGCTAGTTCAATATACCAAATTGGAAAAAAAACTTCAGATGCatatcttcttcttcttcttagTCAACAAGACCCTAAAGTATCAGATTCTCTTGTCTTTCGTACTAAACATACTTTTTCTGGGTCATGATCACATCAATTCGGTAAACAGTATGCATTTACACATTTGTTGACTGATTTCTTCCCATGCTCATACGCATATGCAAAGGGCCGTCTGTTTAATacctaaaaatatttgatttcaaaattgTCTGATTCCTGAGAAGCAGCGTCTTAACCCCCTACCCGCAGGCCATTGTGCATTGCCAGACTTCCTGTTAGTTCTTAGTAAATTCAAGTTTATGATAATTTGTTGTTTCTAGATGACTTTCATATAATATCACTATTCTACAGGTGATGAGAGCTCTTGGACAAGACCCTACAGTAGAGGAATTGGAAGCCATGGTGGAAGATGTGGATGAAGATGGCAGTGGCAGCATTGAAGTTGACGAATTTATCAAGATGATGGCAAAACGATCTAAAGGTAAAAGGTTGCTTAAGGTTGCTTTTTAAGTCTTGTTGCTAGTAATTTAATACTGCTAGTACAAGTGGTACAAGTAGTACTGGTGATACTGATAGTACTGCTGGTACAAGTGATACTAGTGATACTGGTGATACTGATAGTACTGCTGGTACAAGTGGTACTGGTGATACTGATAGTACTGCTGGTACAAGTGATACTAGTGGTACTGGTGATACTGATAGTACTGCTGGTACAAGTGTGCTGGTGATACTGATAGTATTGCTGGTACAAGTGATACTAGTGGTACTGGTGATACTGATAGTACTGCTGGTACAAGTGGTACTGGTGATACTGATAGTACTACTGGTACTAGTGATACTAGTGGTACTGGTGGTAGTAGTGGTACTGGTGATACTAGTGGTACTGCTGGTACTGGTCGTGCTAGGAGTTCTGGTCTTATTAAAAGTATTAATAGTTCTGGCTAATAGTGTTCGcttttaaaataaacctttagactaattaaaaaaaattatcaccaagatacaaataataaatttggCCACAATACCGAACTCTCTATACTCTCTTTACTCTCTCTACTCTCTATACTCTCTCTACTCTCTATACTCTCTCTACTCTCTATACTCTCTCTACTCTCTATACTCTCTCTATTCTCTATACTCTCTCTACTCTCTATACTCTCTCTACTCTCTATACTCTCTATACTCTCTATACTCTCTCTACTCTCTCTACTCTCTATACTCTCTCTACTCTCTATACTCTCTCTACTCTCTATACTCTCTCTACTCTCTCTACTCTCTATACTCTCTCTACTCTCTATACTCTCTCTACTCTCTCTACTCCCTATACTCTCTCTACTCTCTATACTCTCTCTACTATCTATACTCTCTCTACTCTCTCTACTCCCTATACTCTCTCTACTCTCTATACTCTCTCTACTCTCTATACTCTCTCTACTCTCTATACTCTCTCTACTCTCTATACTCTCTCTACTCTCTATACTCTCTCTACTCTCTCTACTCTCTATACTCTCTCTACTCTCTATACTCTCTCTACTCTCTCTACTCCCTATACTCTCTCTACTCTCTATACTCTCTCTACTCGAATACCCATAGCTAAAACCTGATGCATCTATCTAGTTGGAAAATAGATTTCTCTGGAAGCCACACACTTTTatctgttaaaatattttattgagaCCCTAAGCTAACTAAAGTTATGTTCCACATTTTTTTTACTCTCATTAGAACTCCAAAGACAGTAAGTGGGATCATATTGATAAGTAAGTGATAGTAAGTAATAGTAAGTGACAGTAAGTGATAGTAAGTGATAGTAAATGACAGTAAATGACAGTAAGTGATAGTAAGTGATACATATTGTCAGTTCTGGCACTGGAGTTGCCAAAAAATGCAAAATGATGAGCAGACTATTAGAAGCCATGTTGAGAGCGgctctgtttttgtttatttagtctctctcgctctctcgtAGTCGGTCATTTTGacaatgactgtcttatggtTTAGGCTTTATCCTTGACTTCCAAGCAGCTCTGTTTTCTGCCTTCTTTTGCTATCTGTTTGTGTTCAATTCCCTCAACTTAATGTTAAGCTTAGCTACATCTTAGTATCTCAATATGGGTCCCTGATTCCTTTTACCTCCATATAGTTGTGAATATAATGGTTGTCTTATCAATCTTATGGAAATGTTGATTTAatatcagtatatataacttataacatataaattttaacatataacttataacatatAACTTCGAGCTTTAAATATTCCAAAAAAGCTCGAAAAAATATTCAAACATGAAAATGAATGCCAAATAAATGCCACTAAATGTCAAACAAATCAACAAATGCCCTTTAGAAACATCTAGTTGTTCATCTATAATAAGTTCCTAGTTATTATAAGCAGCCGCCTGCCGGAAATTGCTAGCAATTACACGAGCTCTCACACGAGTTTGAACTTCGTTGAGAATGTCAAGTAATGGTAAATTGCTGCAAGGATTCTTTTTGAACGAAGCTTGCCTATTAGTGTCAGTAAGAGGCTGATATACCTTACTATAATTGCATAGGTTTTCTTTATGAACAAGTTCACAACACAAATCAGACGGCATAGCTCATGGCACAACATACAGCTCTAGTATGTATAGATATCTTATATACAAACCATTGCATGAAATGTTCTTCAAGACTGTCTTCATTTTATCAATTGGAAATTTGAAACTGTCATTGGAGTATGATGTTGTTGTTGCTATAGGCTCTCTTGTTGAAAATTCATTTTGACTATTGTCTGTGAAATTCAGAGTAACAAAAAGGCGCATTACTTTTAGGCATGTTTAATTAGGATCTTTGGCAAGCACAAACTTTTGAAACATTGCCTTTGAGCCGAACAAATACCTGCCATAACCTGTCAACTGAGCTTTCTTTTGTGAAGGCACACTAATTTATAAAAGATAAAGCCAGGTTAGACCAGATGATTCGAAGAAGCTAGTTAATAATCGGATCTCTTTAAAAAACT of the Watersipora subatra chromosome 4, tzWatSuba1.1, whole genome shotgun sequence genome contains:
- the LOC137394870 gene encoding calmodulin-like, which encodes MGGLQSNPIDNLTQEEIGELTDTFNMFDDDGSGTISTEELGQVMRALGQDPTVEELEAMVEDVDEDGSGSIEVDEFIKMMAKRSKGYEKEVKMTFKSIHNGGFITKEEIKKIYSQLGENLSDKDIQLLLNAAGADSEGRISYKQFSTMMKEILEEQK